DNA from Sorex araneus isolate mSorAra2 chromosome 6, mSorAra2.pri, whole genome shotgun sequence:
GGCTTtatcaactaatttttaaatctcCAGAGTAGTTTAAGTTCTAGGCCGCAGCGATTTCTCATCTCAATGAATATAACCAACGAATTACACAGCgcaacacagagaaaaaaaaaagtcttcttccTTCGGTGGTGATTTACAACGGAAAAGCTCTAAGATATTTGTGCGACCAAACGGGAAGCATTGGACTCGTAGGACGTTTTAATCAAGTTGCGTTTAAGTTCGCAAAAGCTGGGCCAATCGGTTTTGCAAACACTCGCCACGTGTCGGCAAACAAATACCCACTCGGGGGCACGCGGGGGCACCTGGCGTGTGCCAGGCCCCGGGGGCTCTGTTTATAGTGACGGCGGGCAAGTCTCGCGTGACTAGCGGACGGGAGCACGGCGCCCCCATTGCCGTGGCAAAGGGGAGCCTCACCTCACCCTAACAATCactccgggcgggcgggcggggagaaACTGAGGTACCAGAGGCCGCCCCCACGGATCTCGAGAACCCGCAGGTCCCGCTCCTTCCCGAGCTCGGTGTCCGGCCCGAACAATCTTCTTTCCCCAGTTCGGAACAGTCCGGCGAGCGGCCTTTACCCCGCGCCCCGCTCCCACCTCAAACCCCGGGAACGTGACTGCTCCCAGCCACGCCCACGGCGCCCTCCTTGGCGGGCTCCGACTCGGCGTGCGACCGGGGGCCCGCTTCCCCGGGCATCGGCGGAGGGCTGgtcccaccccccacagccccccacaacCCACACACGCCCGGGCCTGCGGAGCCTCTGAGACGCTCTTTAGCCACCTGTGCCGCTTCAGACCCCGCGGCGACGCGGAGGCAGCGAGGAGGCCACGGGCGGGACGGCGCTCCACCCCGCCTCTCGGAGTTAGAGATCCCTACGGCTCCTCCCGGGCCCGCGGCCTCGGCGTGTCCAGCCCGGCCCTGTCCGGGGCGGCGccgcctcctccgcctcctccccagCCCGGCCGGGCGCCcagcgggccggggcggggccagcgggtTCGCGCCAAAATCGCGTAGCCGGTCCCTCCCCCCACGGGCTACGTCGcgccttccttttttttcaaacCCCGGGCTGGGCGGGGATTGGTGGGCTGGGCACTCACGTGGTTAACGGTCGCGGGAAGCCGCGGAGCCCGAACCTGCGGCTGGACTTGCGGAGACCCCAGCCCCGGCGCCCGGGCCGCCCCGCCTCTGCCGGACAGTCcgcgccgccgccgtcgccgtcACCGCcaccgccgcccgccgccccgagCGCCCCGGAGCCGCGCAGGCCCGTCGCCGCCGCGCCCCGGCGCGCCCAGTCGCACGTGGCAGACCCGCCCCCTGGGCGGCCGTGCGGTGGCCGCCACAGGCCCCAGCCCTCCGGTCCTCTGCCTCGGCACCAGGGGCGCGATGAGCTTCTTGAGTCggcagcagccgccgccgccccgccgcgccgGGGCCGCCTGCAGCTTGCGGCAGAAGCTCATCTTCTCGCCCTGCAGCGactgtgaggaggaggaggaggaagaggaggaggagggcagcgGCCACAGCACCGGGGAGGACTCGGCCTTTCAGGAGCCCGACTCGCCGCTGCCGCCGGCCCGGAGCCCCACCGAGCCCGGGCCCGAGCGCCGCCgctccccgggcccggcccccggcAGCCCCGGGGAGCTGGAGGAGGACATGGTGCTGCGGGGCGCCTGCCCCGGCGCGgacgcggcgggcggcggggccgagGGCGACTCGTGGGAGGAGGAGGGCTTCGGCTCGTCGTCGCCCGTCAAATCGCCGGCGGCCGCCTACTTCCTGGGCAGCTCGTTCTCGCCCGTGCGCTGCGGCGGCCCGGGGGACGCGTCCCCGCGCGGCTGCCGGGGGCGCCGGGCGGCCGAGGGCCCCTGCACGCCGCTGCCCGACCACCCGGGCACGCCGCCGCACAAGACGTTCCGCAAGCTGCGCCTCTTCGACACGCCGCACACCCCCAAGGTGAGCGGGCGCGGCCCGGCCCCGTGCTGGCGGGACCCAGCCTTTTAAAAAGGCCGCGGCGCCGGGGCCCCGAGCGCGGCGCGGCCGGGGTTCGGTTACATAACCGCCTGGCcgcgccccgccggcccggcccggccgcccgccgcACCGCAAGTTGGCAGCCCCACTTTGGGGCGCAGCCCAGGAGGTGGCCGTTAAGATTATGTAACTGAACAATGGGCTTCGCCTGGAACTTCTTCATCTTTCGTGGGGGCGCCGGGCCAGGTGGCCGACGACTTACCGCCCGCTTGGTGGGGCGCATCTCTCACGCCGGGGAAGGAGGCTCGGAGGGGCCCGGGTCGGGCCACCTGACACTCGGGGCGCCAGGGCCATATGGTGCCTTTTAAAGGCCGCGATCGCTCCTGTAATTGGGGCGGCGCACGCCGGAGTTCGGTTAAAAACAGACTTCCTGGGCTTAGAGTTTGGTGGCCtgtgacttttttattttcttttgcgggtgtggggttgggtgggtgagtgggttgGGTTTAAGCTATGGAGCGAGACTACGCTGCGACTTGGGAGGTACGGGCTGACCCACCCCACTTTGACAGTCTCAGACCCTGGCCAATAACTCGGGGTCGTGGTTAAGCCCCTCTCGAGCCATATTAATAGTTCACGAGGGAAGCCGTCGTGGACACCCGTGGCTTGGCCGTGGCCCAGCTTGGTCCGCCCAAGCGTGGTGATGAGGAGCATCCCTAAAAATCCCGCTTTGCCTTTTGTGGCTGGCCGTGACGGGATCTTTAAAGGCTTCCGCGGGGTTGATGAGTATCTTAAAAGTAGGTATTCCGCGCCTGTTTATTGAGGGCCAGGCAGGATGCAGATTACCACTTCTAGGATTTTAGAAGTGACCACAGATTTGGAAACGGACACTTTTCAAAATGAAGGCAAATCGCACTGATAAGATTAATATGGAAAATGCACCCTTGTAAGTGAGACGGTTTCCTTACTGCTGATTGTAAACCTTCAGGAAGACTTGTTTTGTTTGTGctgtgcagtttttttttttcccccagctaaCTAGCCCTGGGCAATAATCCCTTTGGAAGTGTGGGGAGGAGTCCTGCAGAGGTGGCTTTTCAAAGCCCTATTTAGATAAGGGTAGAGGGGTGGGGAGCTTTTATGGTTCTCCCAGACTGCATCTAATTTTAGATGGATTCTAGAGTTTGCAAACTTCTAGACAcaggaataaattttttttttttgctttttgggtcatacccagcgatgtacaggggttactcctgtctcttcattcaggaattactcctggcggtgctggaggaccatatgggatgttgggaatcgtacctgggttgactgcatgcaaggcaaccgccttacccgctgtgctatgctccagcctctgacacaggaataaacttaattttagtCAGTTCTTTTTAAAGTTAGAGACCTATTTTAGTAGTGGTTATCCTTTTTCCAGAGAAGTATTCATGCATGCAGCTTCAAACATCAAAGTTGACCAATGTTTATTTTGCGTGAAATACAGCAAAGGTTTATGTGTTATTCTGATCTACATTTTTACCCATGTAAAGTGTAGGTTGAGAAGACTGTAGCTATGGGTCTTGgatctaaatatttaatttttcctttcctagAGTTTGCTCTCCAAAGCCCGTGGAATTGATTCTAGTTCTGTTAAACTCCGTGGTGGTTCTCTGTTCATGGATACGGAAAAATCAGGAAAAAGGGAATTTGACATGCGACAGACTCCTCAAGTGAATATTAATCCTTTTACTCCAGATTCTCTGTTACTTCATTCCTCAGGACAGTGTCGTAGAAGAAAGAGAACATATTGGAATGAGTAAGTTGTTATTTGGAGGTTGACTTTCTAACCATGTAAGATTGGTTTGATGTAGTTATCAAACTTAGTTTCAGCTGAATGATATATTAAAGcttatgctttaattttttttttttgattacttGCAACTAATTCTcaggagagccgggagagaagtaATCTCAGGAAAGGCCTAAGTAGCTTTTAGAACTTATGTAAGTCAGCCAGAGAAATGGTttagaaaactttttattttgagtaTGTATGATACTGGCTTCTGGTGATTGTATCTTATCAAAGCCAATGCTTTCATCAGCACAATTGTATCTAGagatttaaaattacaaaattaaatattctctATTATGTTCTTTAAAACTCCACTTCATTGCACACTTAAAAGCTTCTGTCTAGTTGATGCAATAGTCATAAATATTgatgggaaaaataaatttttttcagttcctATGGTGAGGACATGGAAGCCAGTGATTATGAGTTCGAAGATGAAACAAGACCTgctaaagtaaatattttgtttgtttctgaaaattGATTTTGTGCCTTTTAACAGTTATTATGTAAGCTTATTAACACaagacttttattttggggggagatccacacatggcagtgctcaggacttgctcctggctctgtgctcagggttcactcctgggagGGTTTTAGGGGATCACACGGGGTGCTGGCCATTCGACTCagtttcatgcatgcaaagcaagtcccctATATGCTGCTATCTCTAGCACCAACACATAAATTTAAAGTTTCATGTAGTACTACCATCATggtggaaaattattttatatctttatattattatgtgaatgttttttttattacagAGAATTACAATTACTGAAAGCAATATGAAGTCACGGTATACAACAGAATTTCATGAGCTAGAGAAAATTGGCTCTGGAGAatttggttctgtgttcaagtgTGTGAAGAGGTTGGATGGATGCATTTATGCCATTAAGCGGTCCAAAAAGCCATTGGCCGGCTCTGTTGATGAGTATGTATTAAAATTTGGGTGTTTTTGTtctctgagggtttttttttaatttattgaatcactgaattgcaaagatattcatgattgcatttcaagaGTATAATGTTCAAGcaccaatactttttttttttttgctttttttgggtcacacccagcgatgctcagaggtcactcctggcttcgcactcaggaattactcctggtggtgcttgggaggactatatgggatgggatctggggatcaaatctgggtcggctgcgtgcaaggcaaacgccctacctgctgtgctatcgctttggccccaaaGCACCAATACTTTTATTGGTGTCCACTTCTCTATaatagtgtccccagtttccctccctcccagccaaaAGGCAGCACTTTTATTcactttccttttaggcactgattcacaatactgttactgataggtaTCACCCATAtcattttacttcctttcagAGCCCAGTCCTCCCCCAACGTGACCaattccctctatcattgtcatagtggtccctacCCTGATGTATTCCCCTCTACCCCaggtggcaagcttcctactgaggaCCAATTCTCCTGCCTTTCGTTTCCATTGTATTGGGCATTAGATATCCTctattatgttcttttatatCCCATAGATTAatgagatcattctatgtctgtccctctctcactcatttcactcagcatgataatctccagatccatccatgcagCAGAAAATTTCTGACTTTGACTTTTCTAATGGCcccataatattctattgtgtatatgtactgtAGCTTATTTTCTAGGATTGTTTTCAGAGTTTGGCTGCTGTGCATATTGTTAACAGTGATTTTAGGAATGctgatgtcttttctgcattctgTTTTTGGACTCttaggatatatttccaggagtaaaATTGCTGGGTTTtaattctagttttctttttttgagaaatgtctgtaTTATCTTCCTAAAAGGCTGGACCACTTgactttcccaccagcagagaataAGGGTCTCTCCACCTCcaacatccacaccaacactgctGGTGGTTCTTTGTGATGAGTGTCGTTgctctctttggtgtgagatgatcttTGGAGTGAGGTGATACTTGGAGTgaggttgttttggtttgcatttccatgtggttaatgatgtagagcattttcgaTATGCTTTTTGGTCTGTAGATATTcagctctattccattgatctgaggagCTGTCTATTTCAGTATcaaggaatattttaattttaattactaacattttgtagtataatttaaagttcgAGAAAGTGTACttctcatattcttttttctAATGATTGCTTTAACTATTGAGGTGAGTACTTCATTGTTCTGTATGAATTTCCGAAGTGtctgatctgtttctttgatCCTTACAGTGGGTATCCTTACAGtgggattgcactgaatctgtataatgctttgggtgaagtattgacattttgatgttaattcttccaatccttgAGCAGGtggtgtgtttccatttcttagtgtcctctttttatttctgcctttgtttgttttggggcctcaccgagtgatgctcagaggttactcctggctttgcactcaggaatcattcttgccggtggtcag
Protein-coding regions in this window:
- the WEE1 gene encoding wee1-like protein kinase isoform X1; the encoded protein is MSFLSRQQPPPPRRAGAACSLRQKLIFSPCSDCEEEEEEEEEEGSGHSTGEDSAFQEPDSPLPPARSPTEPGPERRRSPGPAPGSPGELEEDMVLRGACPGADAAGGGAEGDSWEEEGFGSSSPVKSPAAAYFLGSSFSPVRCGGPGDASPRGCRGRRAAEGPCTPLPDHPGTPPHKTFRKLRLFDTPHTPKSLLSKARGIDSSSVKLRGGSLFMDTEKSGKREFDMRQTPQVNINPFTPDSLLLHSSGQCRRRKRTYWNDSYGEDMEASDYEFEDETRPAKRITITESNMKSRYTTEFHELEKIGSGEFGSVFKCVKRLDGCIYAIKRSKKPLAGSVDEQNALREVYAHAVLGQHSHVVRYFSAWAEDDHMLIQNEYCNGGSLADAISENYRRMSYFSEVDLKDLLLQVARGLRYIHSMSLVHMDIKPSNIFISRTSIPNAASEEVDEDDWASNRVMFKIGDLGHVTRISSPQVEEGDSRFLANEVLQEIYTHLPKADIFALALTVVCAAGAEPLPSNGDQWHEIRQGRLPRIPQVLSQEFTDLLKVMIHPDPERRPSAMALVKHSVLLSASRKSAEQLRIELNAEKFKNSLLQKELKKAQLAKAAAEERALYTDRMATRSTTQSNRTSRLIGKKMNRSVSLTIY